From a single Fulvivirga ulvae genomic region:
- the sucC gene encoding ADP-forming succinate--CoA ligase subunit beta, whose amino-acid sequence MNIHEYQAKDILKKYGVQVQRGIVADNAEKALDAAKELHNETGTTWYVIKAQIHAGGRGKGKVKETGSNGVVLAKSLDQVTEKAKGILGGTLVTHQTGEEGKKVNKILIAEDVYYPGDSEPKEYYLSILLDRAKSCNVIMASTEGGMDIEEVAEKSPEKIVKEWIDPAVGLQGFQARKIAFALGLEGNAFKEMVKFIYSLYKAYEATDSSMFEINPVLKTSDNKILAVDAKVNLDDNALFRHKDLAELRDITEEDPAEVEAGRSGLSYVKLDGNVGCMVNGAGLAMATMDIIKLSGGEPANFLDVGGGANAETVEAGFRIILKDPNVKAILINIFGGIVRCDRVANGVVEAYKKIGNIDIPIIVRLQGTNAEEGAKIIEESGLKVSSAILLKDAAAKVKEVLS is encoded by the coding sequence ATGAACATTCACGAATATCAAGCAAAAGACATATTAAAAAAATACGGCGTACAGGTACAACGAGGTATCGTAGCTGACAATGCTGAGAAAGCACTGGATGCAGCGAAGGAACTTCACAATGAGACCGGTACGACTTGGTATGTAATCAAAGCTCAAATTCATGCCGGTGGACGTGGAAAAGGAAAAGTGAAGGAGACTGGTTCAAATGGAGTTGTTTTAGCCAAATCTTTGGATCAGGTAACTGAAAAAGCCAAAGGCATACTGGGTGGCACATTGGTAACGCACCAGACTGGTGAAGAAGGCAAAAAAGTTAACAAAATCCTTATCGCTGAGGATGTATACTACCCTGGCGACTCTGAGCCAAAAGAATACTACCTGAGTATATTGCTTGATAGGGCAAAAAGCTGCAACGTGATCATGGCCTCTACTGAAGGTGGTATGGACATCGAAGAAGTGGCAGAAAAATCGCCTGAAAAAATCGTGAAAGAGTGGATCGATCCTGCAGTAGGGCTACAAGGCTTCCAGGCACGTAAAATTGCTTTTGCTTTAGGTCTTGAAGGTAATGCTTTTAAAGAAATGGTGAAATTCATCTACTCACTTTACAAAGCATATGAGGCCACTGACTCATCAATGTTCGAAATCAATCCTGTTCTAAAAACATCGGATAATAAAATACTGGCTGTTGACGCTAAGGTAAACCTTGACGACAACGCCCTTTTCAGACACAAAGACCTCGCTGAACTCAGAGACATCACTGAGGAAGATCCTGCGGAGGTAGAAGCCGGAAGATCAGGCTTAAGCTATGTTAAACTTGACGGTAACGTAGGTTGTATGGTAAACGGCGCGGGTCTTGCTATGGCTACCATGGATATCATTAAGCTTTCAGGCGGAGAGCCTGCAAACTTCCTTGATGTTGGAGGTGGAGCCAATGCAGAGACTGTAGAAGCGGGTTTTAGAATTATCTTGAAAGATCCTAATGTAAAAGCCATTTTGATTAATATCTTTGGGGGTATCGTTAGGTGCGACCGTGTGGCTAATGGTGTTGTAGAAGCCTACAAGAAAATTGGAAACATTGATATTCCAATCATCGTTCGTCTACAAGGAACCAATGCTGAAGAAGGTGCTAAGATCATTGAAGAGTCAGGATTAAAAGTATCTTCGGCCATCTTATTAAAAGATGCTGCAGCCAAAGTAAAAGAAGTATTGTCTTAA
- a CDS encoding DUF6089 family protein — protein MKIFVAVLSIGLLFITELAYSQSFFRFSGGRDAIVSLGTGTSTYFGDLKDPGEYMDAKPSLNVGMQYFFNPRISARAEMTWFRLKGDDRDADVNGRILRNLSFRSDNLEFNVVGIINAFPNGARFYQRPQFNPYGFLGVALLYFNPKGEVPSTDWDGNDLQKAGKYIALQPLQTEGVNYSRLAIVIPFGAGIKYKASPFINIAIEGGYRLTFTDYLDDVSTTYQLHSSIEDPLVQAMADKRHELDLPPLGLEPDHIRGNPNNNDGYFLFNVKVEYYLPSDIFTFKSRARNKGPRRNIQRNRRK, from the coding sequence ATGAAGATATTTGTAGCTGTACTCAGCATAGGTTTGTTATTTATAACCGAATTAGCATATTCCCAAAGCTTTTTCAGGTTTAGCGGAGGAAGAGATGCTATTGTTTCTTTAGGTACCGGCACATCCACCTATTTTGGTGATCTTAAAGACCCTGGTGAGTATATGGACGCCAAACCAAGCTTAAACGTTGGCATGCAATATTTCTTTAATCCTCGCATTTCAGCAAGGGCTGAAATGACCTGGTTTCGTCTAAAGGGAGACGATCGTGATGCTGATGTAAATGGTAGAATTTTGAGAAACCTATCATTTCGAAGCGATAATCTAGAGTTTAACGTTGTAGGAATTATAAACGCATTTCCAAATGGGGCACGATTTTATCAAAGACCTCAATTTAACCCTTATGGTTTTTTGGGGGTTGCTTTACTATATTTTAATCCTAAGGGAGAGGTTCCTTCCACCGATTGGGACGGTAATGATCTACAAAAGGCTGGAAAGTATATCGCTCTTCAACCTTTACAGACAGAAGGCGTCAACTACAGCCGATTAGCTATCGTCATTCCATTTGGAGCCGGTATCAAATATAAAGCAAGTCCCTTTATAAATATTGCTATTGAAGGCGGCTACAGATTAACATTTACTGACTATTTAGACGACGTCAGTACAACCTACCAACTACACTCCTCTATAGAAGATCCTCTAGTACAAGCAATGGCCGATAAAAGGCATGAACTGGACCTGCCACCTCTTGGTCTTGAACCTGATCATATTAGAGGGAATCCCAACAATAATGATGGATACTTCTTGTTTAATGTTAAAGTTGAATATTATTTACCTTCGGATATATTTACTTTTAAATCCAGAGCCAGGAATAAAGGGCCAAGGCGAAATATTCAAAGGAATCGCCGAAAGTAA
- a CDS encoding polysaccharide biosynthesis protein produces MLKLRILPRWIIILIDLLVVGCATYLAYLLRFNFEFEELELFNYTLGVGVNVLACLVALLLTKSYAGIVRYTGIQDGLRVFYTLIVTHVITCFVNLLYHYNYEKNLIPYSVILIAFLASFLFLFQYRLLIKNVFSYYRGVITNKTRVIIFGAGQLGIVTKQVIDGSDGTKYKVVGFIEDDNRKIGKIIHGTPIYSGLALESLLTSLKISELIIAVNQLPVERKNEIVDICLDLDVKVRTVPQVEHWVKGELSLNQIKEINIEDLLGRETIELDNEAVRNQILGKRVCITGAAGSIGSELVRQVILYKPSQLILIDQAESALYDVEREFEDVKGIEFFVADITNFDRLNDVFINFKPEIIFHAAAYKHVPMMERNPMEAVLCNVLGTKNLADLAVKFHVEKFVMVSTDKAVNPTNVMGCSKRISEIYVRSLNNHLRELDDSHTSFVTTRFGNVLGSNGSVIPFFQKQISNGGPVTVTHPEITRYFMTITEACQLVLEAGAMGKGGEIFIFDMGKSIRIVDLAKKMIQLSGLQLNLDIEIVFTGLRQGEKLYEELLASKENTIATHHQKIMIAKVLEYDYNRITQDIERLRKAIFSHKDDYEIVKIMKEIVPEFKSNSSRYQILDKKHIVPAS; encoded by the coding sequence TTGCTAAAACTAAGAATATTACCACGTTGGATCATTATTCTTATTGATTTACTGGTGGTTGGGTGTGCGACCTACCTTGCTTATTTGCTCAGATTTAATTTCGAATTTGAAGAATTAGAACTATTTAATTATACTCTTGGTGTTGGTGTAAATGTGCTCGCTTGTTTGGTTGCACTATTATTAACTAAGAGCTATGCAGGAATTGTAAGGTACACCGGTATCCAAGATGGTTTAAGGGTTTTTTACACACTGATTGTAACCCATGTAATAACCTGCTTTGTCAATTTATTGTATCATTACAATTACGAAAAGAATTTAATACCTTACTCCGTTATTTTAATTGCCTTTCTTGCTTCTTTTTTATTCCTGTTTCAGTATAGACTCTTGATAAAGAATGTGTTTTCTTATTATAGAGGCGTTATTACTAATAAAACAAGAGTTATCATTTTTGGAGCTGGACAACTAGGGATTGTCACTAAGCAGGTGATAGATGGTAGCGACGGCACCAAGTATAAGGTGGTGGGATTTATTGAGGATGATAATAGAAAGATTGGGAAAATCATTCATGGTACCCCTATATACAGCGGACTGGCATTAGAATCTTTATTGACCAGCCTCAAAATTAGTGAATTAATAATAGCAGTTAACCAACTTCCTGTAGAAAGAAAGAATGAAATTGTTGATATATGCCTGGATTTAGATGTTAAGGTCAGAACGGTTCCACAGGTTGAACATTGGGTGAAGGGTGAACTCAGTCTGAACCAAATTAAAGAGATAAATATTGAAGACCTACTCGGTCGAGAGACAATTGAACTTGATAATGAGGCTGTCAGAAATCAGATCTTAGGTAAAAGAGTATGCATTACAGGAGCGGCTGGATCTATAGGAAGCGAGCTTGTAAGGCAAGTTATCCTTTATAAACCATCTCAGCTCATATTAATAGATCAGGCAGAATCTGCTCTTTATGACGTTGAACGTGAGTTTGAAGATGTGAAAGGGATTGAGTTTTTTGTGGCTGATATTACGAATTTTGATAGGTTGAATGATGTTTTTATTAATTTTAAACCGGAAATAATTTTTCATGCTGCTGCCTATAAGCATGTGCCAATGATGGAACGTAATCCTATGGAAGCAGTTTTGTGTAATGTGTTGGGTACAAAAAACTTAGCTGATCTGGCTGTTAAATTTCATGTAGAGAAATTTGTAATGGTTTCAACTGATAAGGCTGTAAATCCTACAAACGTAATGGGATGCTCAAAAAGAATTTCGGAGATTTATGTAAGATCATTGAATAATCATCTCAGGGAATTGGACGATAGCCACACTTCATTTGTGACAACACGCTTTGGTAATGTGCTTGGCTCCAATGGTTCCGTTATACCATTTTTTCAAAAGCAAATTAGTAATGGCGGACCTGTAACTGTTACACACCCTGAAATAACCAGGTATTTTATGACTATTACTGAGGCTTGCCAACTAGTTCTTGAGGCTGGGGCAATGGGGAAAGGGGGAGAAATATTTATTTTTGATATGGGTAAATCCATTAGGATTGTGGATTTAGCAAAGAAAATGATTCAGCTATCCGGGTTGCAGTTAAATCTTGATATAGAAATTGTATTTACTGGTTTAAGGCAAGGGGAAAAATTGTATGAGGAACTACTAGCCAGCAAAGAAAATACGATCGCAACTCACCATCAAAAAATTATGATTGCGAAAGTGCTTGAATACGACTATAATCGGATTACTCAGGATATAGAGCGTTTAAGAAAGGCAATTTTCAGTCATAAAGATGATTATGAAATTGTGAAAATTATGAAAGAAATAGTCCCTGAGTTTAAAAGCAATAGTTCTCGTTATCAAATTTTGGATAAGAAGCATATTGTACCTGCGTCTTAA
- a CDS encoding T9SS type A sorting domain-containing protein has protein sequence MNKLIVAITFLYFIPFFVLSQGVNEYRTRNSGAWDDADTWERFNGASWVPADDFPTSASADRTAVRNVHSVSISTNIDIDQFRIAGQLEVEAGGVFRINNGGGDDLSIILSGTITVDGVLENQNATFSGVNASNLIVNSGGTYRHLYTTSSGEPPVASWDANSTFEISGFTTTLSVSGNNWTQQFGNVIIDCSALASDQSVSLGGKIQQINGDFIVNSTGSGQVRLNNVESSIINVSGDFRVLGSSNFNINRDGDLTLNISGDMLFNTSRNTLLASYGQTTINLSGSFTMDNTPGTIMNCGLGSGRTTLNVEGDVNITGGTLTEMGSASQGNINFIGNPTSQTQYFTRTGSILNTINYLIEADAIVDLTRNAILGLGDLTVSGVLMVGGLSTDGAIQAYPANSGNIRNGGTRTYNPGSVIIYNGEDVQYLGNGHPGSESPGVDVIINNPNGIEFADNFSELTVTGDLTLQAGNLIVGNNKSLVLNGDLISSSFITVTSTSDITINGTGDFGTFPFPNGDQSLRDFTLDRSSGTVEIQNSLTVNGTLNMTDGDLLLGGDELTLNGEYNRTNGNFSVEDNCIVSIGGSGSLSSFNFLPSGNRFNSFLLTRAGASTGLLSAIELTVLLSVENGATFNSNGFLTLISSADDSFVDARIGPLVDGSSVVGDVTIQRYMSQEGNINRYISSPVQNATVAQLQDDFSITGGFTGTSFPCTGCNNNSHSLRYYLEAANGSISNGYLGYPNSSNTETLETGRGYLAYMWEDVQVSWDLVGNVNSGDIDLNITHTVSTPVNPDADGWNLIGNPYPSPVFWDNGSGWSKTDIAPVIYVPDNASGLFRTWDADSQSGDLPNGVVALGQAFWVYAETTDASLTINENAKTALSGSFFRKGTNEWQELTISLTYDNFTDNSFIIIREDAKPGYEPGRDAPKLQGELFSVSVMENPGERKCVRFATDNSDGTWIYIKAVNEGDYTLTMNSDNSFIEDQHLYLYDIYTGEKYSLSETKTINFTVDSNKESKGARFVLRKNDHNQSVVESPPVNVYPVPAADFINITAYAGVPTHVRIIDSRGRVVYPEVRIDENGDRISAVVDMSGLRSGIYLLVCNINGQVVSKRIIKE, from the coding sequence GTGAATAAATTAATTGTAGCCATAACATTCCTTTATTTTATCCCTTTTTTTGTTTTATCACAGGGTGTTAACGAATATAGAACCAGGAATTCCGGTGCCTGGGACGACGCTGACACTTGGGAGCGGTTTAATGGGGCTTCATGGGTTCCTGCAGATGACTTCCCAACCTCTGCAAGCGCAGACAGAACGGCTGTTAGAAATGTACATTCAGTATCTATATCCACTAACATTGATATAGATCAGTTCAGAATAGCAGGGCAACTTGAAGTTGAGGCAGGAGGAGTTTTTAGAATTAACAATGGAGGAGGAGATGATTTATCAATTATTTTAAGTGGAACCATAACTGTTGATGGAGTCTTAGAGAATCAAAACGCTACATTTTCAGGAGTGAATGCTTCAAATCTAATTGTTAATTCTGGTGGAACCTATAGACATTTGTATACAACTTCGTCCGGGGAGCCTCCTGTGGCTTCCTGGGATGCTAATTCTACCTTTGAAATATCCGGATTTACTACAACTTTAAGTGTTTCTGGTAATAATTGGACCCAACAGTTTGGTAATGTAATAATAGACTGCTCGGCATTGGCATCTGATCAGAGTGTATCTCTCGGAGGTAAAATTCAGCAAATTAATGGCGATTTTATTGTAAATAGTACAGGGTCAGGGCAGGTAAGATTAAATAATGTTGAATCTTCGATAATTAATGTTTCGGGGGATTTTAGAGTTTTAGGTAGCTCGAATTTTAATATTAACCGGGACGGGGATCTTACACTTAACATTTCTGGAGATATGCTATTTAACACTTCCAGAAATACATTATTGGCGAGTTATGGGCAAACAACTATTAACTTGTCAGGTTCCTTCACTATGGATAATACCCCGGGTACTATAATGAATTGTGGGCTGGGGTCTGGACGAACAACCTTAAATGTAGAGGGTGATGTAAATATAACAGGGGGTACTTTAACAGAAATGGGCTCTGCGAGTCAAGGCAATATTAATTTTATTGGTAACCCAACCAGCCAAACCCAATATTTTACCAGAACCGGATCCATTTTGAACACTATTAATTATTTGATTGAAGCAGATGCGATAGTTGATTTAACACGAAACGCTATTCTTGGACTGGGGGATTTGACAGTTTCAGGAGTATTAATGGTGGGGGGATTGAGCACTGATGGAGCAATACAAGCCTATCCGGCAAATTCCGGAAATATTCGAAATGGAGGAACAAGGACTTACAATCCTGGTTCAGTAATTATCTATAATGGGGAAGATGTACAATATCTGGGAAATGGACATCCAGGATCAGAATCTCCTGGTGTGGATGTGATCATCAACAATCCTAATGGAATTGAATTTGCAGATAATTTTAGTGAATTAACAGTGACAGGTGATTTAACCTTGCAAGCAGGAAATCTAATCGTTGGGAATAATAAATCACTAGTTCTTAATGGAGATTTGATTTCAAGTTCCTTTATCACGGTGACCTCTACAAGTGATATAACTATAAATGGTACAGGCGATTTCGGAACCTTTCCTTTCCCAAATGGAGATCAGAGCCTTCGTGATTTTACACTTGATAGGTCTTCAGGAACTGTTGAAATTCAAAATAGTTTAACAGTTAACGGAACCTTGAATATGACTGACGGGGATCTTCTTTTGGGAGGGGATGAACTTACACTAAATGGGGAGTATAATAGAACCAACGGTAATTTTTCTGTAGAGGATAATTGCATTGTTAGCATAGGAGGCTCTGGTTCATTGTCTTCTTTCAACTTTCTTCCTTCGGGTAATAGGTTTAACTCATTTTTGTTGACAAGGGCAGGAGCAAGTACTGGTCTACTTAGCGCTATTGAATTAACGGTTTTGCTTTCAGTTGAGAATGGAGCTACTTTTAACTCAAATGGTTTTTTGACATTAATTTCATCCGCTGATGATTCTTTTGTAGATGCAAGAATTGGTCCTTTGGTTGACGGATCATCGGTGGTTGGTGATGTTACGATTCAAAGGTATATGAGCCAGGAGGGAAACATAAATCGCTATATTTCTTCTCCGGTTCAAAATGCAACGGTAGCTCAACTTCAGGATGATTTTTCTATAACAGGGGGGTTCACAGGAACCAGCTTTCCTTGTACAGGATGTAATAACAACTCACATTCCCTCAGGTATTATTTGGAGGCTGCTAATGGTAGCATAAGTAACGGTTATTTAGGTTACCCCAATTCATCAAATACTGAGACGTTGGAAACAGGAAGAGGGTATTTGGCATATATGTGGGAAGATGTGCAGGTTTCCTGGGACCTGGTGGGCAATGTTAACAGTGGGGATATTGATTTAAATATTACACATACTGTATCTACCCCAGTTAACCCGGATGCTGATGGGTGGAACCTTATAGGAAATCCATACCCTTCACCGGTTTTTTGGGACAATGGCAGTGGTTGGTCAAAAACAGACATAGCACCTGTTATATATGTTCCAGACAATGCCAGTGGGTTATTTAGAACGTGGGATGCTGATAGCCAAAGCGGTGATCTTCCAAATGGTGTTGTTGCGCTTGGACAAGCTTTTTGGGTATATGCTGAAACAACGGATGCTTCTTTAACAATAAATGAAAATGCAAAAACAGCTCTAAGTGGAAGTTTCTTTAGGAAAGGAACCAATGAGTGGCAGGAATTAACAATTTCTCTTACGTATGATAATTTTACGGATAATTCCTTCATTATTATTAGGGAGGATGCCAAGCCTGGATATGAACCTGGTAGGGATGCACCTAAATTACAAGGAGAACTGTTTAGCGTTTCTGTAATGGAAAATCCAGGAGAGCGAAAATGTGTTCGTTTTGCTACGGATAATAGTGACGGTACATGGATATATATTAAGGCTGTTAACGAAGGTGATTATACTTTAACAATGAATTCAGATAATTCCTTCATAGAAGATCAGCATCTGTATCTTTACGATATATATACTGGCGAAAAATATTCTCTGTCAGAAACAAAAACAATCAATTTCACGGTTGACTCAAATAAGGAATCAAAAGGAGCCCGTTTTGTTTTGAGGAAAAATGACCATAATCAATCGGTAGTTGAATCTCCACCAGTCAATGTATATCCAGTGCCTGCTGCAGACTTTATTAATATAACAGCATATGCAGGTGTACCTACGCATGTCAGGATTATAGATTCTAGAGGTAGGGTAGTTTATCCAGAAGTTAGAATAGATGAGAATGGTGATAGAATTAGCGCTGTTGTGGATATGTCTGGTTTGAGAAGTGGAATATATTTACTAGTATGTAATATTAACGGACAGGTAGTATCAAAACGTATAATAAAAGAGTAA
- a CDS encoding DegT/DnrJ/EryC1/StrS family aminotransferase yields MEERIYLSSPHMGEKELEYINEAFRTNWISPVGPNIEGFECDLSLFTDGYHAAALSSGTAAIHLALIILGVKENDEVICSSFTFSGSCNPIVYLKASPVFVDSESDTWNMDPELLKVAIADRITKGKKPKAIILVHLYGMPAKMDEILTIAREYEIPVIEDAAEALGSKYKGQKLGTFGDIGIFSFNGNKIITTSGGGALISKHLQYIQKAKFLATQARDEAPHYEHSEIGFNYRMSNICAGIGRGQMTVLNERINQRRKVYNFYLQNLSQDGISFLEEPKGHFSNRWLTTITLSPEVSVEHIRIALDRKNIEVRPLWKPMHKQPVFEGVPYYGSGVCEKLFERGLCLPSGSNLTFEQQNAVIQAIKSLI; encoded by the coding sequence ATGGAGGAGAGAATATATTTATCTTCACCCCATATGGGAGAAAAGGAATTGGAGTATATAAATGAAGCCTTTAGAACTAACTGGATATCCCCGGTCGGTCCAAACATTGAAGGGTTTGAGTGTGATCTGTCTTTATTTACAGATGGATATCATGCAGCTGCTTTAAGTTCAGGTACTGCCGCGATTCATCTGGCATTGATAATTTTGGGGGTAAAAGAAAATGATGAGGTAATATGTAGTTCCTTTACATTTTCAGGTTCATGCAATCCAATTGTTTATCTTAAAGCTTCTCCGGTATTTGTGGATTCAGAGAGTGATACCTGGAATATGGATCCCGAGCTTTTAAAAGTCGCGATTGCCGATCGTATTACCAAAGGGAAAAAGCCAAAGGCTATAATATTAGTACATCTATATGGTATGCCTGCAAAAATGGACGAAATACTTACTATTGCACGTGAGTATGAAATCCCTGTTATTGAAGATGCAGCTGAGGCGCTAGGTTCTAAATATAAGGGACAAAAATTAGGAACTTTCGGGGATATTGGTATCTTTTCGTTTAATGGGAATAAAATAATTACCACTTCCGGAGGAGGAGCACTAATCTCAAAGCACCTTCAATACATACAGAAGGCTAAATTCCTTGCTACCCAAGCCAGAGATGAAGCACCTCATTATGAACATTCTGAAATAGGATTTAACTACAGAATGAGTAATATATGTGCAGGCATAGGTAGAGGACAGATGACGGTCTTAAATGAGAGAATAAATCAAAGAAGGAAAGTTTACAACTTTTATTTGCAAAATTTATCTCAGGATGGCATTTCCTTTTTAGAAGAACCCAAAGGTCATTTTTCTAACAGGTGGTTAACCACTATCACTTTATCTCCTGAAGTTTCTGTTGAACATATTAGAATAGCTCTTGACAGGAAAAATATTGAGGTTCGCCCATTATGGAAACCAATGCATAAACAGCCTGTATTTGAAGGAGTTCCTTATTACGGAAGCGGTGTTTGTGAAAAGTTGTTTGAAAGAGGTCTTTGTTTACCATCAGGGTCAAATCTGACTTTTGAACAGCAAAACGCTGTTATTCAGGCTATTAAATCTTTAATTTGA
- a CDS encoding exosortase F system-associated membrane protein — protein MRVPPGRRMVLIFACITALAGSYIFQREIHGWLKVFELSDFSAFAIGRSIRFFTNNLLVILLIYGVFGKKKYVVFSMYILIIAIVFILVPYIIIKSYTTYNGPLISFLHRLLVNPLLMLLLIPAFLLQENYSNRDNQKNTRI, from the coding sequence ATGAGGGTTCCGCCGGGTAGGAGGATGGTATTAATTTTCGCTTGTATTACAGCTTTAGCTGGAAGTTATATTTTTCAACGCGAAATTCATGGTTGGCTTAAAGTATTTGAACTATCAGATTTTTCAGCGTTTGCAATAGGTAGGTCCATACGATTTTTTACTAATAATTTGTTAGTAATATTACTAATATATGGAGTTTTTGGAAAGAAGAAATACGTTGTATTTTCTATGTATATCTTAATTATTGCAATAGTTTTTATTTTAGTGCCATATATTATAATCAAATCTTATACTACCTACAATGGTCCTTTAATATCATTTTTACACCGACTTTTAGTTAATCCACTACTGATGCTTCTGTTAATACCGGCATTCCTATTACAGGAAAACTATTCAAATAGAGATAATCAAAAAAACACTAGAATATAA
- the xrtF gene encoding exosortase family protein XrtF, whose amino-acid sequence MSFFKEFKPAITFLVKFLVIYAILNLCYGLYISFFSPQPDPLTEWVTDQSVLLLDLLGYATSPSESAGHSSIDILLNGNNVILSVYEGCNGANVAIIFVAFLFSFGHLRTRLVWFLPVGLVVIHLVNLLRIVILFSVAIHLPEFMYFAHKYFFTAFIYFAVFYLWYVWINKLYKINSNEGSAG is encoded by the coding sequence ATGAGTTTTTTTAAAGAGTTTAAGCCGGCCATTACGTTTCTCGTTAAGTTTTTAGTGATTTATGCTATTCTTAATTTATGTTATGGATTATATATAAGCTTTTTTTCGCCTCAACCGGATCCATTAACAGAATGGGTTACTGATCAATCGGTGTTATTGCTGGATTTATTAGGTTATGCAACATCTCCTTCAGAAAGTGCTGGACATAGCTCAATCGATATTCTTTTAAATGGAAATAATGTGATATTGAGTGTGTATGAAGGGTGCAATGGTGCTAACGTGGCTATTATATTTGTTGCATTTTTATTTTCCTTTGGGCATTTAAGAACAAGGTTGGTTTGGTTTTTACCAGTAGGTTTAGTTGTTATTCACCTTGTTAATTTGCTCAGGATTGTGATTTTATTTTCTGTAGCTATTCATTTGCCAGAGTTTATGTACTTCGCACATAAATACTTTTTTACCGCATTTATTTATTTTGCCGTCTTTTATCTTTGGTATGTATGGATAAATAAACTATATAAAATTAATAGTAATGAGGGTTCCGCCGGGTAG
- a CDS encoding acetyltransferase: protein MKKIAIYGAGGFGREVLTLINAMNKVSKEYEFIGFFDDNANAKVANYKVLGGKDQLLHFNEQLGIVFAIGNPKIKREIVNYVAPNKKLTYPILIHPQVIIGEESSVDIGEGTIIAAGNIITCDIKIGKHVILNLSCTIGHDTVIENYASFMPTVNISGEVIIKEGVYVGTGAKIINLVTIGENSIIGAGAVVAKDIPANVTAVGVPAKAIK from the coding sequence ATGAAGAAAATTGCAATTTATGGTGCTGGAGGTTTTGGGCGAGAGGTACTTACTTTGATAAACGCAATGAACAAAGTTTCAAAGGAGTATGAATTCATTGGTTTTTTTGATGATAATGCAAATGCCAAAGTTGCCAATTATAAAGTACTTGGAGGAAAAGACCAACTTCTTCACTTTAATGAACAGCTAGGGATAGTTTTTGCAATAGGTAATCCAAAAATAAAGAGGGAGATAGTTAATTATGTAGCACCGAATAAAAAATTGACCTATCCGATTCTTATCCATCCGCAAGTTATAATTGGGGAAGAGTCATCGGTTGATATAGGAGAGGGAACAATCATAGCTGCTGGAAATATAATAACCTGTGATATAAAAATTGGAAAACATGTGATTCTCAATCTTTCATGCACAATAGGTCATGATACAGTTATAGAGAACTATGCCTCTTTTATGCCAACTGTCAATATTTCAGGGGAAGTTATTATAAAAGAGGGAGTCTATGTGGGCACTGGTGCAAAAATTATAAATTTGGTGACCATTGGAGAAAATAGTATCATAGGGGCAGGTGCTGTGGTAGCCAAAGATATTCCTGCAAATGTGACTGCGGTAGGGGTTCCTGCAAAGGCTATAAAGTAG
- a CDS encoding sugar transferase, with protein sequence MYRKFLKGLIDRAVAFIALIILLPLFVLCIFLLILFNRNEVFFVQPRPGKDERIFNLIKFKTMTDERDAVGNLLPDKDRLTWIGGFIRRSSLDELPQLINILKGDMSFIGPRPLLVDYLPLYNRFQRRRHDVKPGLSGWAQVNGRNTISWEKKFEYDVWYVNHQSFLLDVRILLLTVRKVLKAEGINAEGTVTMERFTGDVDSKY encoded by the coding sequence ATGTATAGGAAATTTTTAAAAGGATTGATAGACAGAGCAGTTGCTTTTATAGCCCTGATCATATTATTACCTTTATTTGTTCTATGTATTTTCCTTTTGATTTTATTCAACAGAAATGAAGTTTTTTTTGTGCAACCTCGTCCTGGTAAAGATGAAAGAATATTCAATCTAATTAAATTTAAAACGATGACCGATGAGAGAGATGCAGTTGGAAATTTATTACCGGATAAAGATCGTTTGACATGGATTGGGGGATTTATTCGTAGATCATCATTGGATGAACTGCCGCAATTAATAAATATCTTAAAAGGGGATATGTCCTTTATAGGACCGAGGCCTCTGCTTGTGGATTACCTGCCCCTATACAATAGATTTCAACGTAGAAGGCACGATGTGAAACCTGGACTTTCCGGGTGGGCGCAGGTTAATGGTAGAAATACTATATCATGGGAAAAAAAATTTGAATACGATGTGTGGTATGTAAATCATCAGTCCTTTTTATTAGATGTTAGAATATTGCTTCTTACCGTTAGAAAGGTTCTGAAAGCGGAGGGGATCAATGCAGAGGGTACTGTTACTATGGAAAGATTTACTGGAGATGTCGATAGCAAGTATTAA